The following nucleotide sequence is from Psychroflexus torquis ATCC 700755.
GCTAAATTGCTAATAAAAGCACATGGTAAGTGTACAACAGACCATATTTCTATGGCTGGTCCTTGGTTGAAGTTTAGAGGGCACTTAGATAATATTTCAGACAACTGTTTAATAGGTGCAGTGAATGCTTTCAATATGAAGACTAACTTTGTGAAAAGTCAGTTGGATGGAAAACAGGATGCTGTTCCCAAAACACAAAGAGCTTATAAAGTTGAGGGTATACAAACGGTAGTTGTGGGAGACCATAACTATGGTGAAGGGTCTTCACGTGAACACGCAGCTATGGAGCCAAGACATCTTGGTGTAAGAGTCGTTTTGGTGAAATCTTTTGCAAGAATTCATGAGACGAATCTGAAAAAGCAAGGTATGCTAGGAATTACTTTTGATAACGAAAGTGACTATGACTTGATTCAAGAAGACGATACGTTTAATTTTGTAGATCTTAAAGACTTTGCAGAAAGCAAACCTTTAACTATTGAAATTGTTCATGCTGATGGGTTGAAAGACACTATCAAAGCAAATCACACTTATAATGAAACTCAAATTGGATGGTTTAAAGAGGGTTCTGCTCTTAATATGATTAAGAAGCATAATAACGCTTAAAGCTTATTTCATAATGTTATGTTTAAAGAAGCCATCTCTTGGAGATGGCTTCTTAATTTTAAAATTTGTTAGTCGTAGTAGTTAAATATAGATTATGAAATTTTTTAAAAAACAGTGGAGTAGTCTTCTTTTCGTAGTTGTTGTTGTATTGCTGATACTTCCACCCACCAGACTTCCAATTCAGATTTTTATTAATAAAATTATAGCTTTCAGCCCTTCTGAAATCAGTCAAGATGATAGGGAGTCTATAAATGATTACGAGTGGTACATCAAAAATGCTAATGGTAAAACAGTAAACTTTGAAAATTCTGAAGGTAAAATTATACTTTTGAATTACTGGGCAACTTGGTGCGCACCTTGTATCGCGGAGATGCCAGATTTACAAAAATTATATGGCGATTATAAAGATAAAATGGACTTCTACTTTGTGACCTCAGATTCAGAGGACCTTGTAAGCCCTTTTTTGAAAAAGAGAAATTTAGATATTCCCATATATTACTTGTTATCGGAGCCTCCTAAAGGTTTACAAACTCAAAAATTACCAACAACATTCCTTATAAATCGGGAAGGGGAAATCGTTATAAAAAAAACAGGAGCTGCCAATTGGAATAGCGCCTCTGTAAGAAATACAATTGATAAAATATATTCAAAAAATCTATAAACAAAGGTCTAAGTCAAATAGACTGCAATACATTTAAAATAAAAAATATGAACTCTAGTATACACCAATTTCTAGCCACAGATATAAAAGGCGATACCTTTGAATTTTCAAATCTTAAAGGAAAAAAAGTAATGATTGTAAACACAGCTTCTCAATGTGGACTTACTCCTCAATATGAAAAGTTGCAAGAACTTTATGATACTTATAAAGATTCTAATTTCACTATCATAGGCTTTCCAAGCAATGATTTTATGGGACAAGAGCCCGGAAGTGATTCTGAAATATCAAAATTTTGCCTTGAAAATTATGGTGTGAAATTCAAAATGATGGGAAAGATTAAAATTAAAGGGGATGATAAACATGATGTTTATCAATTTCTAACGGATAAGGAATGGAATAATAGACAAGATAGTTCTGTAGAGTGGAATTTTCAAAAATATCTTTTAAATGGGAACGGTGAGCTTGAAAAAGTAATTTCTCCAAAAACATCTCCAATGGATGAAGAAATTGTGAATTGGATAAAACAAGATTAGAGCTTAAATGGCTTCTTCAATTCCTTTGTAGAAGCCATTTTCATCTGGGGTGAATGCTATTTTACTCTTAATTAGCTATCTTTTGTTGGAAGAGTAAAAATTGGGTTCCTACACCAGCAGCCTATTTAAGTCCTTTAGTATTAAGTAAATCCCCTTGTCTAATACGTCGATTAAACTTCCAAAACGGTAGATTCAAGTCATTTTGAAAACCCGAGTTTATGAGGTGACGCTCTTCATTCTACCTGTGCTGCTATTTGATTCCTACATCAAGTACCAATTTAAACCTATAATATCACAATAAATAGTTTTATCGAAATGAATTTGGCACAGGCTTTTTTAGCCTGCTTTTTATCAAAAATAATTACCGTAACCATAGCTATGCTAATTATTTTTTTAATTCCAATCCATCAAAAAACCTGTGCTAAGCTATGTCTTAGTATAATTCAACTTATTTATACAACATTATAAATTAAATTTGGTATTAGATTTTTTCACGGATAAATTTTAAGCGAACAAACTTATACTCTTAGAAATATTTTCTAAAGGCTATAGGATTCACTTTGCAGATTTGAGCTGAAATCCAATATATAATTTAAGTTTTAGTGCAGATTTATTTTTTTAAGAAGGTTAGGTAACTAAATGAATATTTGTGTTTTTCATCTTTGTCATGAAATTCAGAATTGACCAAATCCCATTTTTTTTCATCAATTTCAGGAAAAAAGGTGTCAGCTTCAAATTCGCCATGAACACGAGTTAATTCAATTTTATCAGTAAACGGAAGGGCTTGCTTATAAATCTCACCTCCACCAATTATAAAAATTTCTTCTTCAGTAGAACTAAATTGGATGGCTTCTTCTAGACTGTGCACAACTTCTATAGTCTCATTTTTATAATTTTCCTGTCTGGTAATTACCACATGTTTTCTATTTGGAAGAGGCTTAGGGAAGGATTCAAAGGTTTTTCTTCCCATAATTATGTGGTGATAAGACGTAAGAGCTTTAAACCTCTTAAAGTCATCTGGGAGACGCCAAATTAAATCGTTATCTTTTCCGAGAGCATTATTTTCTGCAGCCGCAGCAACTAGTGTAATCTTCATGATTGTTAAGAATTTTTGTTATCTTGAGTTAGTTCATCAATAGGATGCTTTTTATCTACTTTTTTTTGGAGTCCTCGAAGTCGTTCTAGCTGTTTTTCCACAAGTTTGTTCATTTGTTTTTCTTCCCATTCTTTACCCATTAGGTTGTTGACTATAAATACGTTGATAGCATGTATGATTAAAAAAAACAGCCAAATTAATATGGCGGTAACAAACCAATAATTATTAAAAGGCTTGAAATCGGACATATAGCCTAATCCGATATTTACAAATATAAAAATGACAGACCCAGCTACAAATACAACAAGATGAGTTACCAATCGTTTCTTTTGTTTTAAACGCTGATGAGCATTTTCATAGAGCTCTCTTGCTTCAGAGTCAATTTTCTTATTTGAATCCATTTTTAGTATATTTGAGTTCCAAAATTACTAATAGTTTCACAGACTTGAACATGATAGATTTAAAAAAAGAATTTCCCGTTACCTCTGCCTATACTTACTTAAACACACCTTTTACAGGAGTGCTTTCTTCTGAAGTTTCCAAAAAGATACAAGATATGGAGGAAGATTATAGGCTAAGAGGAAGTGCATTTACCAATGAAAACGAGCACCAAATTATTGAAGATACCAAATCTTTAATCGCTGAGATTTATAATGCTAAAGTTGAGAATATTGGTCTTCTCAATAATTTTTCAACGGGATTTAACCTGATTTTGAATGATTTGCCAGATTCATCCAAAGTTGTTTTGCTAACACAAGATTACCCTTCAGTTAATTTACCAGTTAAATCAAGGCATTTTCAAATCCACGAAGTTGATATCAATCAAAGCTTAAATGAGAATTTGAGAAAAGTATTCTTAGAAGAGAAGCCAGATTTTTTCATGTTTAGTATGACTCAATTCATAAGTGGTCTGACATTTAGTATGAAAGATCTAGAACAATTAAAGCGAGAGTTTCCAGAGGTAAGCTTTATGGTAGATGCGACTCAATATTGCGGTACTGAGCCTTTTGATTTTGAGAATTCACCCTTTGATGTTTTTGGCACAAGTGGTTATAAGTGGCTTAACGCAAGTTTAGGTAATGCTTTTTTTCTTTTTAAATCAAGCTTTTTAAATCGATTTAATTTCAGAACCGTAGGGAGCAATTCTCTTACTTCAAAACCAGATAGTAAACTGAGGTTAACTGGATTTCTTGAACCAGGGCATCACGATCTCCTCGCAGTCGCAAGATTGAAATTTGCTTTGGAATTTCATTACAAAAGAGTGGGAATCGAATTTATTGAATCAACCATCAAAACACTTTCAAAACAAGCAAAAGCTCAATTTTTTGAGATGAATTTATTGGATAAGGAAGTCGTCGATGCAGATTCTTATCAGAATATATTCAGTTTAAAAGGAGATGAAAAATTGATGGAGAAATTGCAGCATAAAGGAATTTTAAGTGCACATCGAGGAGGTAGAATTCGAGTTGGATTTCAGTATTTTAACACAGCAAAGGATTTAGAAATTCTACTAAATGAATTGCGTGAGAATTCTTAATAAACAACTCTACTTTACAATGTCCATTCCATTCCAAAACACTATGATGTTTTTAATAGCATTGGTTTCAGATTTTATTTTGAAATAATACCATACAGCGGTTTCATTTTTTCCGCCATTTGCAAATAAAGTTTAATGCCAAATTGGTATAATACCAAATTAGACCTATAATGACGCAATAAATCGTTTTACCGATACGAATTCGGCACAGGCTTTTTTCACTTGCTTTTCATCAAAAATAATTACCGTAGCTAAGGCTATGCTAGTTATTTTTGATTTCAATCAAAAAATCAATCAATCAATCAATCAATCAAAAAATAATTCAATTTATTCATACGGCATTATAAATATAATTTGGTATGACAAGGGTTTGTCTTATTTAGGGCTAAAAGTTATGGTAGTTACTGTCTACAAAATAAGGGTGTTCAAAACTTAACACTGAGAACTAATGATTCCCTTTGCGATTATAGTTTCATTATTTTCAACTAATTTTTGTCCATTCCAAAGTGCTCTTATCTCATTTCTTTTTAAAGGTATAATTTTTATAATAACCATTTTCACTTTTAAAAACTCTTTCGATATTTAAACTAGCTTCACTAGATAGCCATTCTACAGTTTCGTCATCATATTTTTGAGAGATTTCTGTATGTATAGTTTCCCAAGCTTTAAATTCAACTGTAAGTTCTAGTTTTGGAATTTTGATTTTTTGTGCTTTACTGCTTACCAAAAAACTCTTGGCAGTTCCCGTTTCTGGGTCGTAGGTTTCCCAATGGAAAAACGAATCTAAATCAAAGTTTGCATCAAACTCTTCATTTATTCTTGCGAATAGGTTTTTATTAAAAGCTTCGGTGTATCCTTTGGGGTCATTATAGGCATCAAGAACGGTTTGCGGATGTTTTTTTTGGTCAAAGCCCATGAATAACAAATCTTCTGAAGACATATTTTCTTCAATTTTCGATAAGAAATCGATGGCGTCTTCGTGCATTAAGTTTCCTATGTTGGATCCTAACACTAAAATCACTTTTTGCCTTTTGTTATAACTAGAAAGCTGATTCAATACCTCAAAATAACTACCTTGAAGTAACTCGTAGCTTACTTTTGGTAACTCATTATTTAAAGCATTTCCAAGTTCATCCAACACATTCTGACTAATATCTACTGGTAAATAATTAAAATTGGCTCCTATGTCGGTGAGGTGACTCAGTAAAAGTTTGGTTTTTTTTCCGTCACCAGCTCCCAATTCAATTAAGTCAAACCCTTCTTTAAGTTTAAATTTTTCAGCAATACTAGAAGATTGATGCTTTAAAATAGTGTATTCACTATTAGTCAAATAATATTCTGGCATGGCCATAATATCTTGAAAGAGTTTATCCCCCTTTTTATCATAAATAAATTTGGAAGACAAATGTTTAGGATAATCTGTGAGTCCTTTGATAACATCTTCTTCGAAAGCTGTATGCGTCGTCGTTTGAGTTGTACTATTCATTGTGTAATTGTCGATTTATTTTGTAAGTCTTACACCGCTTTGCTGCCATCTCATATGAGGGTGGAAAAAATTTCTGTATGTTTTTGAGGTGTGATTACTTGAGGTCAAAGCAGAACCACCGCGTAATACTTTTTGGTTGACCATAAATTTGCTATTGTATTCTCCTAGAGCGCCAGCAGCTTTTTTGTAATTTGGATATGGAGTGTAAGCGCTTTCTGTCCATTCCCAGCGTTTTCCCCAGGTGAATTTATCTTGGGCGATCTCCCATTCAAATTCGGTGGGCAATCTATACCCTTTCCATTGAGCAAATGCAGCAGCTTCATAGTAGGAGACATGGCTTAGGACATGATCTAAATTTAATGGTTTTAAACCACTTAAGGCAAACTCAGACCAACCTTCCTCCATTTTTCGCCAATACAGTGGGCAATTTATGTTTTCAGCATAGATCCAGTCCCAAGCTTCGGCATGCCATAGCAGTGGATCTTTATAACCACCATCCTCTATAAACTCTATAAATTCTCCATTAGTGACCAGCCCATCTCGAATCTTAAACTCTTGAAGGAATACTTGATGAGCTTCAGTTTCATTGTCGTAGCAAAATCCTTTACCGTGATGGCCTATTTTATAAAGCCCTTCCTTTATGGAGTGCCAGTCTTGGTTTTTTTCTTGGGAAGATTGCTCATCAAAACTCCCTTCATAGATTGGAAATAGGGGGTTATGACCAAAGCAGTATTTAAGATCCATCAATATCAATTCTTGATGTTGTTTTTCATGATGGATACCAATTTCTACTATAGATAAAAGTTCATGGTGATTAGGATTGAACTCTAACAGATTTGATAATGCATTAGTGACATAAGATCTATAATTGAAAATTTCTTGTAAAGAGGGTCTCGATAAATTTCCACGATCAGTTTTCATCATCCGATTTCCTTTTGTTTCATAATAACTGTTGAACAGGTACGGATAATCTGCCTTATATAACTCATACTCTTTATTGAATTTGGTAAGTATGAACACCTCGAAAAACCAAGACGTATGGGCTAAATGCCATTTGGTAGGTGAAACAAATTCAACAGGTTGTACAACAAAGTCTTCTAGTTGAAGAGGCTTGCAGAGATCTTCCGTAAAGGTTCTCGTCTTTAAAAATTCTTGAATCATAATTGAACAAAATGGAATTTACTAAAATATGACTCCTAGCAAGACCTATTCTAAAAGAATTAACCAAATTTTAAATGGCTACTTTCCCTTTGATATGCGGATGTGGATCGTAATTTTCTAAAGTAAAATCTTCAAATTTAAAATCGAAGATAGAATTTACTTCCGGGTTCAGCTTCATAGTAGGGAGAGGTATTTCAGTTCTAGAAAGCTGAAGATCAACTTGTTCCAAATGGTTATTGTAAATATGTGCATCTCCAAATGTATGAATAAAATCACCTAATTTTAAACCACAGACTTGTGCAACCATCATTGTAAACAAAGCATAAGAAGCAATATTGAAGGGCACTCCTAAAAAAACGTCTGCACTACGTTGATACAGTTGGCAGGATAATTTTCCTTCAGCGACATAAAATTGGAAGAAGGCATGACAGGGTGGTAAGGCTGCTTTTCCATTGGCTATATTGTCATCAAAAGAGGCTGAAGTATCTGGCATGACACTTGGGTTCCATGCAGAAACCATCATTCTTCGGCTATTGGGATTTGTTTTTAAGGTATGAATCAATTCCTTAATCTGGTCTATATCTTCAGAATTCCAATTTCTCCATTGGTGGCCATATACTGGACCAAGATCTCCATCTTCATTTGCCCATTCATTCCAGATTTTAACGCCATTCTCCTTCAGATAAGAAATATTGGTGTCTCCTTTTAAAAACCATAATAATTCATAAATGATAGATTTGAGATGAATTTTCT
It contains:
- a CDS encoding glutathione peroxidase, which translates into the protein MNSSIHQFLATDIKGDTFEFSNLKGKKVMIVNTASQCGLTPQYEKLQELYDTYKDSNFTIIGFPSNDFMGQEPGSDSEISKFCLENYGVKFKMMGKIKIKGDDKHDVYQFLTDKEWNNRQDSSVEWNFQKYLLNGNGELEKVISPKTSPMDEEIVNWIKQD
- the egtB gene encoding ergothioneine biosynthesis protein EgtB gives rise to the protein MIQEFLKTRTFTEDLCKPLQLEDFVVQPVEFVSPTKWHLAHTSWFFEVFILTKFNKEYELYKADYPYLFNSYYETKGNRMMKTDRGNLSRPSLQEIFNYRSYVTNALSNLLEFNPNHHELLSIVEIGIHHEKQHQELILMDLKYCFGHNPLFPIYEGSFDEQSSQEKNQDWHSIKEGLYKIGHHGKGFCYDNETEAHQVFLQEFKIRDGLVTNGEFIEFIEDGGYKDPLLWHAEAWDWIYAENINCPLYWRKMEEGWSEFALSGLKPLNLDHVLSHVSYYEAAAFAQWKGYRLPTEFEWEIAQDKFTWGKRWEWTESAYTPYPNYKKAAGALGEYNSKFMVNQKVLRGGSALTSSNHTSKTYRNFFHPHMRWQQSGVRLTK
- a CDS encoding aminotransferase class V-fold PLP-dependent enzyme produces the protein MIDLKKEFPVTSAYTYLNTPFTGVLSSEVSKKIQDMEEDYRLRGSAFTNENEHQIIEDTKSLIAEIYNAKVENIGLLNNFSTGFNLILNDLPDSSKVVLLTQDYPSVNLPVKSRHFQIHEVDINQSLNENLRKVFLEEKPDFFMFSMTQFISGLTFSMKDLEQLKREFPEVSFMVDATQYCGTEPFDFENSPFDVFGTSGYKWLNASLGNAFFLFKSSFLNRFNFRTVGSNSLTSKPDSKLRLTGFLEPGHHDLLAVARLKFALEFHYKRVGIEFIESTIKTLSKQAKAQFFEMNLLDKEVVDADSYQNIFSLKGDEKLMEKLQHKGILSAHRGGRIRVGFQYFNTAKDLEILLNELRENS
- a CDS encoding 2TM domain-containing protein, translating into MDSNKKIDSEARELYENAHQRLKQKKRLVTHLVVFVAGSVIFIFVNIGLGYMSDFKPFNNYWFVTAILIWLFFLIIHAINVFIVNNLMGKEWEEKQMNKLVEKQLERLRGLQKKVDKKHPIDELTQDNKNS
- a CDS encoding TlpA family protein disulfide reductase, which codes for MKFFKKQWSSLLFVVVVVLLILPPTRLPIQIFINKIIAFSPSEISQDDRESINDYEWYIKNANGKTVNFENSEGKIILLNYWATWCAPCIAEMPDLQKLYGDYKDKMDFYFVTSDSEDLVSPFLKKRNLDIPIYYLLSEPPKGLQTQKLPTTFLINREGEIVIKKTGAANWNSASVRNTIDKIYSKNL
- a CDS encoding dihydrofolate reductase, whose amino-acid sequence is MKITLVAAAAENNALGKDNDLIWRLPDDFKRFKALTSYHHIIMGRKTFESFPKPLPNRKHVVITRQENYKNETIEVVHSLEEAIQFSSTEEEIFIIGGGEIYKQALPFTDKIELTRVHGEFEADTFFPEIDEKKWDLVNSEFHDKDEKHKYSFSYLTFLKK
- a CDS encoding thymidylate synthase, with protein sequence MKQYHDLISHILNNGIQKGDRTGTGTKSVFGYQMRFDLNEGFPLVTSKKIHLKSIIYELLWFLKGDTNISYLKENGVKIWNEWANEDGDLGPVYGHQWRNWNSEDIDQIKELIHTLKTNPNSRRMMVSAWNPSVMPDTSASFDDNIANGKAALPPCHAFFQFYVAEGKLSCQLYQRSADVFLGVPFNIASYALFTMMVAQVCGLKLGDFIHTFGDAHIYNNHLEQVDLQLSRTEIPLPTMKLNPEVNSIFDFKFEDFTLENYDPHPHIKGKVAI
- a CDS encoding L-histidine N(alpha)-methyltransferase; translation: MNSTTQTTTHTAFEEDVIKGLTDYPKHLSSKFIYDKKGDKLFQDIMAMPEYYLTNSEYTILKHQSSSIAEKFKLKEGFDLIELGAGDGKKTKLLLSHLTDIGANFNYLPVDISQNVLDELGNALNNELPKVSYELLQGSYFEVLNQLSSYNKRQKVILVLGSNIGNLMHEDAIDFLSKIEENMSSEDLLFMGFDQKKHPQTVLDAYNDPKGYTEAFNKNLFARINEEFDANFDLDSFFHWETYDPETGTAKSFLVSSKAQKIKIPKLELTVEFKAWETIHTEISQKYDDETVEWLSSEASLNIERVFKSENGYYKNYTFKKK